In Pleuronectes platessa chromosome 4, fPlePla1.1, whole genome shotgun sequence, the following proteins share a genomic window:
- the vps13a gene encoding vacuolar protein sorting-associated protein 13A isoform X2, whose product MVFESVVVDVLNRFLGDYVVNLDSSQLKLGIWGGDAVLRNLEIKENALSELDIPFKVRAGHIGRLELKIPWKNLYTQSVEATLDGVYLLIVPTASIKYDAEKEGKQLQEARQRELNRIEETKQKAAEQENPMLEKQDTFVEKMVTQVIKNLTVKISNIHVRYEDDVTNSNCPLSFGVSLKNLSLQTADKNWNPSLLDENSKLFFKLIQLDSLFAYWNVNSTLFSNHTAEEALQRLQSSMEIQSHAPVSHDFIFRPISADAKLRMNPRSDLDFTYPKLDLIVNLSEVAIELNRSQYISILELLGSVDLMSRNLPYRKYRPELDVLKNAHIWWKYVITSVLEVDVKPRLRMWSWQHIRCHRNMVKRYRELYKTKITSKKPSEELLKQLEELEKTLDIFNITLARQQAEMEASRLGLRIYRPGLKMEEEESQGWLGWMWNWGGEADAQEKDVKSGGFDELLTPAEKAKLYTAIGYSEIATNPNLPKNFEDMKVNFHMEKLSLSIKDYKDRNEILRLTVGELHSTLAQRSGAQAIKISAQLSLFEVTGLASNRPAPTLLSSRKAATGIGTPLLCFLFETNPLDKTADQRLHVESQPLEIIYDAITVNSMSAFFMPPDDLQLDELTNATLMKLEQFRDRTATGLMYVIETQKILDLNMNLMASYVIIPQTGFYNGTQNIMLLDLGHFKMSSQSRDHLPQLSVCSSNIEDIMSRAYDSFDIQLSSLQLLYSKPDGDWKKARKQKRSPLHILEPVDLTMAFSRAMVVKDYRMAKYKMSGELPLLSLCISDVKLRSVLELLESIPLPESRPAGRSTGAPSTPKPKPLYTPKLTPRRPLNLADQRSSLIFESCETISISSLGSEEDLFYDAPSSPIGDKAFFSDNPMPLRYAALNKRKSLFKDDAPKNMTNFILKFDISEFSIQLRRLSGDQEVTVLHLDIDGLGTELKLCTFDMTSNTYLREICLKCPEYMDSEDEQVQLITTLDNTEVDLLTVEYIKADKNGPEFKSVHNNTEQLIKGTFSSLDVHLHTEALLNTMNFLNNLLPPTTKKEELPIITEEDEVEVEKEGEKKEEATVAKKKNPKKSKFADVVNLHIKADLRCLKVFIRGQNTRISEISIEGLVSEVKMRKKEMEILANLKSIVILDCDKDSFYKKAVSIADEEVFAFHMVNYTDATEGDAYLDMSKVDLSVSLAVGCIQVIFLNKFVSSILAFINNFQEAKEALAEVTAQAAGKAALGVKGLAERSIRIALNVHFNAPVIFVPQSSSSTNVIVADLGLLSVKNRFSKQPFKSDANIPPVVDIMTVRLTDLKMYRTTYVNEGFEGETQLLKPVSMNLEVQRNLSSNWYHSIPDIGITAHLKPMSLILSQDDMTVVLRTLSENLSEKSDAVPPSISPPTTDPSSDSTSNKESQCSGTTGQASNNMVVTAAVVETQKNSKLKSTLKLDFKFDSMTLVVFSPNGNELQLLDSHDEELKLAEFSLDTISTSVHMFSDSSMKASVRLAACLLDDKRPQIKMVTSRMMAMRPGAEQNMMVEVNYRQGREGTILDTLVQDVYLCASMEFLLTVADIFLKATQEGFAQVPQHMISPGAGEKKNMNSSVTSKESPAVVSKTEMNVVVRNPEIVFVADLTRADGPALVMTTECELVMKSGADGSNMTAIIKDLKVVACPFKAEKRKNNVTTVLHPCQVLYNSSQSPTGPQVMEVSMKALTLKVSPIIINTVITIQTALTPAVEAPVELDSPVPVDLWVKRGWKELKLWFLDEEGDEDTRSLVPLVPQGESLKVSIESICLTLEAGVGHRTIPMLLAKSSFNGDVTNWSTLINLHSTLNMEIHYFNEVMGVWEPLLEPLEDETRDGFRSWRLELKMKKKPVKYTLSDEVDYNVPDYKTVITISSKDQLNLTLTKCGLAMLSNLGMAFAEAAKQTDECFQKDEAPFVVKNRLGLPVSLSHSEMFRPIGVQGDHCTVELQDGQTLGMDYFTTTDCDQFSAMTSLSEKDYFIRPTPVGHTSASVIPLIKVGRGMYSVMHKDSGVTRFLVCQIYSVEGSKCIKIRSPFLIINHFTIPFKVFEGSTCLGTSLPTVEFCVPLDSYRSELSLQPITEEDTEDQVAQYDCSEGFSYEDVSNQQPETRIQQTCCLRGNQGGVMTINIVPLKDAVTFKHTGSIGENFDVPFVLHLWPSFLLHNLLPYPLAYDLLDSGDSAPEATLDPGYSAQLHTAVINQSKLSLRLLNYFAQDWSSEYSLKSDQEEITFIVFQSLREDDEDYGEGAEKKRAELDIAVHVKYDLGQTVIAIHSPYWMVNNTGRLLQYKADDIHRKHPLDYDMPLLFSFKPRYFLKNNKIRLMISESEASDDFSLDTVGSHGDVKCKGRYKDYLVGVKIEANSFSLTRIVSFVPFYMLVNRTKHSIFVCEHGQENWTEAQPEQSAIPFWPENDTKRVKIKVEGCLSPPRTIDFTRPENCLLLHLDNSMGGIIVDVNLSDHAAIIRFSEYHDGAAPFLIINHTTDQTLQFHQSSQKSTEQEELEPGRAVHYTWAEPTGSRELCWTCGTYSGKLKSEEDLREDMNNDGKLFVISFYEGLQRVMLFTEERRIFKLLCESEKAQLAEQEIILSLKNMGVSLVNNSSSQEVSFIGITSSDVVWEMKPKKKSRWKTLSTKEAEMLEDKYKVYIESAPVDHAIVDLPNNFQVSLTPNGMDMRMLQPCDAPLRRHFLPGVKVEYSVSPRQRAYRVQIHRIQIQNQLPGAIFPYVFYPVKLPKSVTMDAEPKPLTDISIVTRTAGHSDISRIKYFKVLIQEMDLKLDLGFLYAILDMFTPEDASTMTLQQEVELFEKDIEYIKTDLNNVAAADTSAISLYEYFHISPIKLHLSISLSTGGDDGMKLKRDTEIIPVQSLNLLLKSIGATLTDVQDVVFKLAFFELTFQFCTTQQLQWEVIRHYSKQAIKQMYVLVLGLDVLGNPFGLIRGLSEGVEAFFYEPYQGAIQGPEEFVEGMALGVKALVGGAVGGIAGAASRITGAMAKGVAAITMDEDYQQKRREAMNKQPSGLREGLTRGGKGLVSGFLSGITGIVTKPIKGAQKEGAAGFFKGVGKGLVGAVARPTGGIIDMASSTFQGIKRAAETSQDIQSLRPPRFIHEDGVIRPYKEREGLGSQMLQKIENGRFAKYRYFAHAKVNDCDFLMITKRGIFFVTKGTFGQLTCEWQYLFEEFTKDPTIVEDRRLRIEAKERVKSVFHAKEFGKIINFRTPEIATWVLTKLEDARDSLPNY is encoded by the exons ATGGTCTTCGAAAGCGTGGTGGTGGACGTCCTCAATCGGTTCCTAGGGGACTACGTCGTCAACCTCGACAGCTCGCAGCTCAAACTCGGCATATGGGGGG GTGATGCTGTTCTGAGAAATCTTGAAATAAAGGAGAATGCCTTG AGCGAGCTTGACATACCGTTTAAAGTTCGAGCCGGCCATATAG GACGGCTGGAGCTTAAGATCCCATGGAAGAACCTCTACACTCAGTCAGTGGAGGCCACTCTGGACGGCGTCTATCTGCTCATAGTCCCCACAGCAA GTATAAAGTATGATGCAGAAAAGGAGGGGAAGCAGCTACAGGAGGCTCGACAGAGGGAGCTAAACAGGATAGAGGAAACAAAGCAGAAGGCTGCTGAGCAAG AAAACCCCATGTTAGAGAAGCAGGACACCTTCGTGGAAAAAATGGTCACTCAGGTCATCAAAAACCTGACGGTCAAGATCTCTAACATCCACGTACGGTATGAGGATGAC GTCACCAATTCAAACTGTCCTCTGTCATTTGGTGTGTCACTTAAAAACCTCAGCCTTCAG ACGGCTGATAAGAACTGGAATCCAAGTCTTTTGGATGAGAATTCCAAGCTTTTCTTCAAG TTGATTCAACTAGACAGCTTGTTTGCCTACTGGAATGTTAACTCAACACTCTTCTCCAATCACACTGCAGAGGAGGCCTTG CAAAGACTACAGAGCAGCATGGAAATCCAGAGCCATGCTCCTGTCAGCCATGACTTCA TTTTTCGTCCCATCTCAGCGGATGCTAAACTACGGATGAATCCCAGGTCAGACCTGGACTTCACCTATCCTAAGTTGGACTTGATTGTCAATCTCAGTGAGGTGGCCATTGAGCTCAACAGATCACag TACATTAGCATCTTGGAGTTACTGGGCTCAGTGGATCTGATGTCCCGGAACCTGCCGTACAGGAAGTACAGACCTGAGCTTGATGTTTTAAAGAACGCCCACATCTG GTGGAAGTATGTGATCACAAGCGTCCTGGAGGTAGATGTGAAGCCTCGACTTCGCATGTGGTCATGGCAGCACATTCGCTGTCACCGAAACATGGTCAAACGATACAGAGAGCTCTACAAGACAAAGATCACCAGCAAGAAACCCAGCGAGGAGCTGCTCAAACAGCTAGAG GAGCTTGAGAAAACCTTGGATATTTTTAACATCACGCTGGCCAGACAGCAGGCGGAAATGGAG GCAAGCAGACTAGGCCTGCGTATTTACCGTCCAGGgctgaagatggaggaggaggagtctcaGGGTTGGCTTGGCTGGATGTGGAATTGGGGCGGCGAGGCTGATGCACAAGAAAAAGATGTCAAGTCTGGAG GTTTTGATGAGCTGTTAACCCCTGCCGAAAAAGCCAAACTCTACACTGCCATTGGATACAGTGAGATTGCCACTAATCCCAACCTGCCAAAGAAT TTTGAGGACATGAAGGTCAACTTCCACATGGAGAAGCTGTCTTTGTCCATCAAAGACTACAAGGACAGAAATGAGATCCTCAGACTGACTGTGGGAGAGCTCCATTCCACACTCGCACAGAGATCTGGAGCACAAGCCATCAA AATCTCAGCCCAGCTCAGTTTGTTTGAGGTCACTGGCCTGGCCAGTAACCGGCCTGCACCAACCCTCCTTTCATCAAGGAAGGCAGCAACAGGAATAGGGACCCCgcttctctgtttcctgtttgaaacCAACCCCCTGGATAAGACCGCTGACCAGCGGCTTCATGTAGAATCACAGCCCCTGGAAATCATCTATGATGCA ATAACCGTGAACAGCATGTCAGCGTTCTTCATGCCTCCTGACGACCTGCAGCTGGATGAGCTCACTAACGCCACCCTGATGAAACTGGAGCAGTTTAGAGATCGCACAGCCACTG GTCTCATGTATGTGATCGAAACACAGAAGATTCTCGACCTGAATATGAACTTGATGGCCTCTTACGTCATCATTCCACAAACAGGCTTTTACAACGGCACCCAGAACATCATGCTGTTGGATCTTGGTCATTTCAag ATGTCGAGTCAAAGCAGGGACCATCTACCTCAGCTGTCCGTGTGCTCCAGCAACATTGAAGACATCATGTCCAGAGCATACGACAGCTTTGACATACAACTCAGTAGCCTGCAGTTACTTTATAGCAAACCAG ATGGGGACTGGAAAAAGGCCCGTAAGCAGAAACGGTCACCGCTTCACATCCTAGAACCTGTGGATCTAACAATGGCTTTCAGCAGGGCGATGGTTGTCAAAGACTACCGCATGGCaaa GTATAAGATGTCTGGAGAGCTTCCTCTGCtgtctctttgtatttctgATGTTAAACTGCGAAGTGTTCTGGAGCTGCTTGAAAGTATCCCACTACCTGAGAGCAGACCTGCTGGGCGCAGCACTGGTGCGCCCAGCACACCAAAG CCAAAGCCGTTGTACACACCCAAGCTCACTCCCAGAAGACCTCTGAACTTAGCTGACCAGCGCTCCTCACTCATCTTTGAGTCATGTGAAACCATCAGCATCTCGTCTTTGG GGTCAGAGGAAGATTTGTTCTACGATGCTCCCAGCTCTCCCATTGGCGATAAAGCGTTCTTCTCAGACAATCCCATGCCGCTGCGCTATGCAGccttaaacaaaagaaaaagtctgTTCAAGGACGACGCTCCGAAGAATATGACAAACTTCATCCTAAAGTTTGATATTAGTGAG TTCTCCATTCAGTTGCGCCGCCTGTCTGGTGATCAGGAGGTCACGGTGCTCCATTTGGACATAGATGGTCTGGgcactgagctgaaactgtgCACCTTTGACATGACATCCAATACATACCTTCGAGAGATCTGCCTCAAGTGTCCTGAATATATGG ATTCTGAAGATGAGCAAGTTCAGCTGATAACCACTCTGGACAACACTGAGGTGGACTTGCTCACCGTGGAGTATATCAAA GCTGACAAAAATGGTCCTGAGTTCAAGTCTGTACACAATAATACAGAGCagctcatcaag GGGACGTTTTCATCCCTTGATGTTCATCTACATACGGAGGCTCTACTCAATACCATGAACTTCCTCAACAACCTCCTGCCTCCGACTACGAAGAAGGAGGAGCTACCCATCAtcacagaggaagatgaggtagaagtagagaaggagggagagaagaaggaggaagctACTGTCGCCAAGAAAAAAA ATCCAAAGAAGTCAAAGTTTGCAGATGTCGTGAATCTTCATATCAAAGCTGATCTCCGCTGTCTAAAAGTTTTCATCAGAGGACAGAACACCAGAATCTCTGAGATTAGTATCGAGG GTCTGGTTTCGGAGGTTaagatgaggaagaaggagatggagatTCTGGCCAACCTGAAGAGCATTGTGATCCTAGACTGTGACAAAGATTCCTTTTACAAAAAG GCTGTGTCTATAGCAGACGAGGAAGTGTTTGCCTTCCACATGGTGAACTACACAGATGCGACAGAAGGGGATGCGTATTTGGACATGTCTAAAGTTGACCTCTCTGTTTCACTGGCTGTGGGATGCATCCAGGTCATCTTCCTCAACAAGTTTGTCTCTTCCATATTG GCATTCATCAATAACTTCCAGGAGGCCAAAGAGGCCCTGGCTGAGGTGACGGCCCAGGCTGCAGGAAAGGCAGCACTGGGTGTGAAGGGGCTGGCAGAGCGAAGCATTCGGATCGCTCTGAACGTCCACTTCAATGCACCTGTCATCTTCGTCCCCCagtcctcctcttccaccaATGTCATCGTAGCTGATCTTGGTCTGCTGTCTGTCAAGAACCGTTTTTCCAAGCAGCCATTTAAAAGTGATGCTAATATCCCTCCTGTCGTGGATATTATGACTGTGAGGCTGACTGATCTCAAGATGTACAG gACCACATACGTCAATGAAGGGTTTGAGGGAGAAACTCAACTGCTGAAGCCAGTCAGCATGAACTTGGAAGTCCAGAGAAATCTTTCATCCAACTGGTACCACAGCATACCTGACATAGGGATCACTGCTCATCTAAAGCCAATGAGT CTGATCCTCAGCCAGGATGACATGACCGTGGTCCTAAGGACTCTGAGTGAGAACCTGTCAGAGAAGTCAGATGCTGTTCCACCATCGATCTCTCCACCCACCACTGACCCCTCCTCCGATTCTACATCCAACAAAGAGTCCCAGTGCTCTGGCACCACTGGACAAGCCAGCA ATAACATGGTGGTGACAGCCGCTGTTGTGGAGACCCAGAAAAACAGCAAGCTGAAGAGCACACTCAAGCTGGACTTCAAGTTTGACTCCATGACGCTGGTGGTGTTTAGCCCTAATGGGAATGAG TTACAGCTGTTGGACTCGCACGATGAAGAGCTGAAGCTCGCAGAATTCAGCCTGGACACCATCTCCACCTCCGTTCACATGTTCTCCGACAGCTCCATGAAAGCCTCAGTCCGTCTCGCTGCCTGCCTTCTTGATGACAAGAGACCCCAAATCAAGATGGTTACTTCAAG AATGATGGCGATGCGTCCGGGTGCAGAACAGaacatgatggtggaggtgaacTATCGTCAAGGCCGTGAAGGCACCATATTGGACACGTTGGTTCAGGACGTGTACTTGTGTGCCAGCATGGAGTTCCTGCTCACTGTGGCAGATATCTTTCTCAAGGCCACCCAGGAGGGTTTTGCTCAAGTGCCCCAACACATGATCAGccctggagcaggagaaaaaaagaatatgAACTCTTCTGTCACTTCTAAAGAGTCCC ctgcCGTGGTGTCAAAGACGGAGATGAACGTTGTGGTGCGAAACCCGGAGATTGTGTTTGTGGCTGACCTGACGCGTGCTGACGGCCCCGCCCTGGTGATGACCACGGAGTGCGAACTGGTTATGAAAAGTGGTGCAGACGGATCCAATATGACTGCTATCATAAAGGACCTCAAG GTGGTGGCGTGTCCTTTCAAGgctgagaagaggaagaacaatgtGACAACAGTGCTGCACCCGTGCCAAGTTTTATATAATAGTTCTCAGTCTCCAACCGGCCCCCAGGTGATGGAGGTCTCCATGAAGGCTCTCACACTGAAG GTCTCTCCAATCATCATCAACACAGTTATCACCATCCAGACGGCACTGACTCCCGCAGTGGAAGCCCCTGTGGAGCTGGATAGTCCTGTTCCTGTTGACCTGTGGGTGAAACGAGGCTGGAAGGAGCTCAAGCTCTGGTTCCTAGACGAGGAGGGGGACGAAGACACAAGGTCACTGGTCCCACTGGTACCACAGGGAGAGTCATTAAAG GTCTCCATCGAATCAATCTGTCTCACTCTGGAAGCTGGCGTGGGACATCGCACCATCCCCATGCTCCTGGCCAAGTCGTCCTTCAATGGAGACGTTACCAACTGGTCCACTCTCATTAACCTGCACAGCACGCTCAACATGGAG ATTCACTATTTCAATGAAGTGATGGGAGTGTGGGAACCGCTACTGGAGCCTTTAGAAGATGAGACAAGAGATGGATTCAGATCATGGAGACTTGAACTGAAG ATGAAGAAGAAGCCAGTGAAGTACACACTATCAGATGAAGTGGATTACAATGTTCCAGACTATAAGACAGTCATCACCATCAGTAGTAAAGACCAGCTCAACCTCACGCTCACTAAGTGTGGACTGGCAATGCTGAGCAACCTGGGGATG gCATTTGCAGAAGCTGCCAAACAGACAGATGAGTGCTTCCAGAAGGATGAAGCCCCGTTTGTGGTAAAAAACCGCCTGGGCCTGCCGGTGTCACTCAGCCACAGTGAGATGTTTCGCCCCATCGGCGTGCAGGGTGATCACTGCACAGTGGAGCTGCAGGATGGACAAACACTTGGGATGGACTATTTCACCACAACAGACTGTGACCAGTTCTCAGCCATGACCTCCCTGAGTGAAAAGGACTATTTCATACGACCTA CTCCAGTGGGCCACACCTCAGCCAGTGTGATCCCCCTGATCAAAGTGGGCAGAGGAATGTACAGTGTAATGCACAAAGATTCTGGAGTCACTCGTTTCCTGGTCTGTCAAATTTACTCTGTGGAGGGAAGCAAGTGTATAAAGATCCGTTCGCCTTTCCTG ATTATCAATCATTTCACAATACCATTCAAAGTGTTTGAAGGATCAACATGTCTGGGTACTTCTCTGCCTACTGTAGAGTTCTGTGTGCCTCTGGACTCGTATAG GTCCGAGCTGAGCCTTCAGCCGATAACGGAGGAGGACACTGAAGATCAGGTTGCGCAGTATGACTGCTCAGAGGGCTTCAGCTATGAGGATGTCAGCAACCAGCAGCCTGAGACACGCATCCAGCAGACCTGCTGTCTGCGTGGAAACCAGGGTGGTGTGATGACGATCAACATTGTGCCATTAAAGGATGCTgtgacattcaaacacacaggtagTATCGGGGAGAACTTTGACGTGCCCTTCGTGCTCCACCTGTGGCCTTCCTTCCTCCTGCACAACCTGCTGCCTTATCCCCTCGCCTACGACCTGCTG GACAGTGGAGATTCTGCTCCTGAAGCCACTCTGGACCCAGGCTACTCTGCCCAGCTTCACACCGCCGTCATCAACCAGTCGAAACTCAGTCTCCGCCTGCTGAACTACTTTGCTCAGGATTGGTCCTCTGAGTACAG TCTCAAGAGTGACCAGGAGGAGATCACCTTCATCGTGTTCCAGTCGCTACGAGAGGATGACGAGGATTATGGTGAAGGGGCCGAGAAGAAGAGGGCGGAGTTAGACATAGCGGTGCATGTTAAATATGACCTGGGGCAGACAGTGATTGCCATCCACTCACCGTATTGGATGGTGAACAATACGGGAAGGTTACTGCAGTACAAGGCTGATGACATCCACCGTAAACACCCCCTGGACTACGACATGCCACTGCTCTTCTCATTCAAGCCTCGGTACTTCCTGAAAAACAATAAG ATCCGCCTTATGATCTCAGAGAGCGAAGCGTCTGATGATTTCTCCCTGGATACAGTTGGTAGCCATGGGGATGTGAAATGTAAAGGCAGATACAAAGATTACCTG GTTGGTGTGAAGATCGAAGCGAACAGTTTCAGTCTCACACGCATCGTGAGCTTTGTGCCCTTTTACATGCTGGTCAACAGGACCAAGCACAGCATCTTCGTATGTGAGCATGGGCAAGAAAACTGGACTGAGGCTCAACCAGAGCAG TCAGCCATTCCTTTCTGGCCGGAGAACGACACCAAGCGGGTGAAGATCAAAGTAGAAGGTTGTTTATCGCCTCCTCGGACGATAGACTTCACACGACCAGAGAACTGTCTCCTGCTGCACCTGGACAACTCT ATGGGTGGGATCATTGTTGATGTGAACCTATCAGACCACGCAGCCATAATCCGTTTCTCAGAGTATCACGATGGCGCGGCCCCCTTCCTGATCATCAACCACACCACAGACCAGACTCTTCAGTTTCATCAGAG CTCTCAGAAAAGCACAgaacaggaggagctggagcctgGGAGAGCTGTGCACTACACCTGGGCCGAACCCACCGGGTCCCGGGAGCTTTGCTGGACGTGTGGCACCTACAGTGGGAAGCTGAAGAGTGAGGAG GATCTGCGTGAGGACATGAACAACGATGGGAAACTGTTTGTGATCTCCTTCTATGAAG GTCTCCAGCGTGTTATGCTGTTCACGGAGGAACGACGCATCTTCAAGCTGCTCTGTGAGAGTGAGAAGGCGCAGCTGGCCGAACAGGAAATCATCCTGTCGCTGAAGAACATGGGCGTGTCTCTggtcaacaacagcagcagccaggAGGTCTCCTTCATTGGGATCACGAG CTCTGACGTTGTGTGGGAGATGAAGCCAAAGAAAAAAAGTCGGTGGAAGACTCTAAGCACTAAAGAAGCTGAGATGTTGGAGGACAAATATAAAGTTTACATTGAATCTGCTCCTGTAGACCATGCCATCGTCGACCTGCCAAACAACTTCCAG GTGTCCTTGACTCCCAATGGCATGGACATGCGGATGCTGCAGCCGTGTGACGCTCCCCTCAGGAGGCACTTCCTGCCTGGGGTGAAGGTGGAGTACAGCGTCTCGCCACGACAGAGAGCCTACCGAGTCCAAATCCACCGCATACAG ATTCAGAATCAGCTGCCAGGAGCCATCTTCCCCTACGTTTTCTACCCTGTAAAGCTGCCAAAGTCTGTCACCATGGATGCAG AGCCCAAACCTCTGACTGATATCAGCATTGTGACCAGAACAGCAGGACACTCGGACATCTCTCGCATCAA GTATTTCAAGGTTCTGATTCAAGAGATGGATCTGAAGCTCGATCTGGGCTTCCTGTATGCCATCCTGGACATGTTCACCCCGGAGGACGCCAGCACCATGACCTTACAACaagag GTGGAGCTGTTTGAGAAGGACATTGAGTATATCAAGACAGATCTGAACAATGTGGCTGCTGCAGACACTTCTGCCATCAGCCTCTACGAGtacttccacatttctcccATCAAG ctgcaCCTGAGTATCTCTCTGAGCACAGGAGGAGACGACGGGATGAAGTTGAAGAGAGATACAGAAATCATCCCGGTCCAGTCCCTCAACCTGCTGCTGAAGAGCATCGGAGCAACGCTCACCGACGTGCAAGATGTGGTCTTCAA GCTGGCCTTCTTTGAGTTGACCTTCCAGTTCTGCACCACTCAGCAGCTACAGTGGGAAGTCATCAGGCATTATTCCaagcag GCTATTAAACAGATGTATGTGTTAGTACTGGGCCTGGATGTGCTTGGAAACCCCTTTGGACTGATCAGAGGTCTGTCAGAGGGAGTGGAGGCCTTCTTCTACGAGCCCTATCAG GGAGCCATCCAGGGGCCAGAAGAGTTTGTGGAAGGAATGGCTCTTGGGGTGAAGGCTCTGGTGGGAGGAGCCGTAG GGGGTATAGCAGGGGCAGCCTCCAGGATAACAGGTGCCATGGCAAAGGGCGTCGCCGCCATAACGATGGATGAGGACTACCAGCAGAAGAGACGAGAAGCTATGAACAAACAACCTAGTGGCCTGAGAGAAGGGCTGACCCGGGGTGGAAAAGGACTGGTGTCT GGGTTTTTGAGTGGGATCACAGGGATCGTTACCAAACCAATTAAAG GAGCTCAGAAGGAGGGTGCAGCCGGCTTCTTTAAAGGTGTTGGGAAAGGTCTGGTCGGCGCAGTAGCCAGACCCACAGGAGGCATTATCGACATGGCCAGCAGCACGTTTCAAGGGATCAAGAG GGCGGCAGAGACCTCACAAGACATTCAGTCTCTACGTCCTCCTCGCTTCATCCACGAAGATGGTGTCATACGCCCATATAAGGAGAGGGAAGGCCTCGGCAGTCAGATGCTCCAG AAAATTGAGAACGGACGTTTTGCCAAGTACAGATACTTTGCTCATGCCAAGGTCAATGATTGTGATTTCCTCATGATCACCAAGAG GGGAATATTCTTTGTGACCAAAGGAACATTCGGTCAGCTGACCTGTGAATGGCAGTATCTGTTTGAAGAGTTCACCAAGGACCCGACGATAGTAGAGGACCGGCGACTACGCATTGAAGCCAAG GAGAGAGTAAAATCCGTCTTCCATGCCAAAGAGTTTGGGAAGATCATAAACTTCAGAACTCCTGAGATAGCCACG tgGGTTCTAACCAAACTGGAGGACGCACGAGACAGTTTACCCAACTACTGA